A single Acropora palmata chromosome 5, jaAcrPala1.3, whole genome shotgun sequence DNA region contains:
- the LOC141880796 gene encoding uncharacterized protein LOC141880796 isoform X1 produces MAHSSSRGVNRPHGRNFQLRNIPPFQAGPRVRCHLPLSSDFVFDESGFQNLNPPQNTPKFVRRNMNSSIKKPAHICVGFEASQRFPNAKEKLHNVLQGAMKGHSLTFNCQVVKGQFWKASVKIPWPREMTFYAEGPSRKEAEKNAAAIACVELERIGVANMSLAGVIKKEAVQSIDEPKWIYIDDDQLSMVESFLLKNSVLSQQLHRDQPHPVSQVLIQGVSASGGGIQNQSTSQMSSDISAPLENTDTKYWKDVDVEDFSTWDIHVPHAINVSSSNDSCSLATKSTGCTPVVNDIFTGLPWKEFTEENHIKLSEHLLQGFKQRQEMLGTRMSWHAEPKYKLPVSDYREKIVNLIEENKVVVLSGETGCGKTTQIPQYIFDHAIKNGKGSRCNIVVTQPRRIVAMSIAERVAWERGEVLGKSIGYQVRLEGTPPTQCGRILFCTTGILLRRMQNNSLLQGVSHVIVDEVHERDINADFLLILLKMLVKKSQEIKVVVMSATVNSDKFSQYFDSCPSLTIPGVTHPVTEYFLPDIYRLLDGTPTRIPTPPQSKRFKPSNHFAKAHSDSSYPEADVELVCETILHVCRNYGEGAILCFLAGWDEITLVNDMLSSKIHATQKSQFLILSLHSMLPMFNQRVVFERSPIGVRKIVLATNIAETSITIDDVVYVINAGNAKEKRYDATNKVSCLTTHWTSQASVIQRRGRAGRCKAGFCFNLFTKDQFQKMARYQMAEMQRSSLEEIVLQTKVQCPDNSCKVKDFLSQALDPPSPFAVQSAILELQEIGAMDHQEELTSLGRHMAYLPVEPRIGKMIIYGVIFRCLDPLLTIAAGLSYKDPFVTPLNCRQQADQSRKDFAHSSKSDYVGLLNAFSGWTEAMSQSRGKEFADQRFLHWGTLNMIRGMRSQFIRLLEGSGLVCKFDSGHTINSFGGNLELVKAVVCAALFPNAVKVGLGIESKGRCGKKRIRVAFRTKTDGRVFLHPSSVNHEERKFASQWLTYHEKVKSSQVFIRDCSMVHPVALICLCGKDVREIRHETRPGPSQTQQQPGRVTLAVDGDPWMAFHCSPRLARVLQAIRDEISKLVECNISSASSNGSLFHHHSQLIEILCLLLTLPIQESLPSNG; encoded by the exons ATGGCGCACTCTAGCTCCAGAGGGGTGAACCGGCCACACGGCAGAAACTTTCAACTTAGAAATATTCCTCCATTTCAAGCGGGACCTCGGGTCAGGTGTCATTTGCCCCTTTCgtctgattttgttttcgatgaaagtggctttcaaaatttaaacccTCCTCAAAATACTCCGAAATTTGTACGTCGCAACATGAACTCTTCCATCAAAAAGCCTGCTCATATTTGTGTCGGTTTTGAGGCATCACAGAGATTTCCAAACGCTAAGGAAAAGTTACATAATGTCCTTCAAGGTGCCATGAAAGGGCATTCATTGACTTTTAATTGTCAAGTCGTGAAAGGTCAGTTTTGGAAAGCGTCTGTGAAAATTCCATGGCCCAGGGAAATGACATTTTATGCCGAAGGACCTTCAAGAAAAGAAGCGGAGAAAAATGCAGCAGCAATTGCTTGCGTTGAGTTGGAA AGAATTGGAGTGGCAAATATGAGTTTAGCTGGAGTAATAAAGAAAGAAGCTGTTCAAAGTATAGATGAACCCAAGTGGATTTATATTGATGATGATCAACTGTCCATGGTTGAGTCTTTTCTGCTAAAGAATTCTGTTCTCAGCCAGCAACTCCATAGAGATCAGCCTCATCCTGTGAGTCAAGTATTGATCCAAGGTGTTAGTGCGTCTGGAGGTGGGATACAGAATCAATCGACTTCCCAAATGAGCAGTGATATTTCTGCTCCACTGGAAAACACAGATACCAAATACTGGAAAGATGTGGATGTTGAAGATTTTTCCACCTGGGATATACATGTACCACATGCAATAAATGTTTCAAGCTCTAATGACAGCTGTAGTTTGGCAACTAAAAGTACTGGTTGTACTCCTGTTGTAAATGACATATTTACTGGCTTACCTTGGAAAGAATTCACAGAAGAAAATCATATAAAGCTTAGTGAACATTTGCTGCAAGGATTCAAACAAAGACAGGAAATGCTGGGGACAAGAATGTCATGGCATGCTGAACCAAAATACAAATTGCCTGTTTCTGATTACAG ggaaaagattgttaatttgattgaGGAAAACAAAGTTGTTGTGTTATCCGGAGAAACAGGATGTGGCAAAACCACACAG ATCCCTCAGTACATTTTTGATCATGCAATAAAGAATGGCAAAGGATCACGCTGCAACATAGTTGTCACACAG cCACGACGTATTGTTGCAATGTCAATCGCAGAAAGAGTAGCGTGGGAAAGAGGTGAAGTCCTTGGAAAAAGCATTGGATATCAG gTGAGGCTGGAAGGTACACCCCCAACACAGTGTGGACGGATCTTATTTTGTACGACAGGGATATTATTGAGAAGAATGCAGAATAATAGTCTCTTACAAG GTGTCAGTCATGTTATTGTTGATGAGGTACATGAGCGAGACATCAATGCAGATTTCTTGTTGATCCTCCTAAAGATGTTGGTTAAAAAGAGTCAGGAAATCAAGGTTGTGGTGATGAGTGCGACAGTAAATTCAGACAAATTCTCACAGTATTTTGATAG CTGTCCCAGTTTGACAATTCCTGGTGTCACACACCCAGTGACAGAGTACTTCCTGCCTGACATTTATCGATTGCTGGATGGAACACCAACCAGAATTCCTACGCCACCACAGAGCAAGAGATTCAAGCCTAGCAATCATTTTGCCAAG GCGCATAGTGATTCATCATACCCAGAGGCTGATGTTGAGCTTGTCTGTGAAACTATTCTGCATGTGTGTAGGAACTACGGAGAg GGCGCTATCTTGTGCTTTTTAGCTGGATGGGATGAAATTACTCTTGTTAATGATATGCTGTCATCAAAAATACACGCAACACAG AAATCTCAGTTCCTTATCCTGTCACTCCACTCAATGCTTCCTATGTTTAATCAAAGAGTAGTATTTGAACG GTCCCCTATTGGGGTTCGCAAGATCGTTTTGGCCACCAACATAGCAGAGACGTCAATCACCATTGATGATGTGGTGTACGTCATTAATGCTGGAAATGCAAAGGAGAAAAGATACGATGCAACAAACAAG GTATCCTGTTTAACCACCCACTGGACTTCGCAAGCGAGCGTTATCCAGAGGCGCGGTAGAGCAGGCAGATGCAAGGCAGGCTTTTGTTTCAACCTTTTCACAAAGGATCAGTTTCAAAAAATGG CCCGATACCAGATGGCTGAGATGCAGAGAAGCTCATTGGAAGAGATTGTCCTACAGACAAAG GTCCAGTGTCCAGATAATTCCTGTAAGGTGAAAGACTTTTTATCCCAGGCGCTTGATCCCCCATCACCATTTGCCG TGCAAAGCGCAATATTAGAATTGCAGGAAATTGGAGCGATGGATCACCAG GAAGAGCTGACCTCCCTTGGAAGACACATGGCTTATTTACCTGTTGAGCCTCGTATTGGAAAAATGATTATCTATGGCGTGATCTTTAGGTGTTTGGATCCATTGTTGACCATTGCTGCGGGTCTAAGTTACAAAGATCCATTTGTGACCCCTTTGAACTGTCGACAACAAGCTGATCAG TCTCGTAAAGATTTTGCGCATAGCAGCAAGAGTGATTACGTGGGGCTATTGAACGCTTTCAGTGGATGGACAGAAGCTATGAGCCAGTCGCGTGGAAAGGAGTTTGCCGATCAGCGGTTTCTTCATTGGGGCACGCTTAATATGATACGTG GAATGCGAAGTCAATTTATCCGACTTCTGGAGGGCTCGGGCCTAGTTTGCAAGTTTGACAGCGGTCATACGATCAATTCATTTGGTGGGAATCTGGAACTTGTGAAG GCCGTAGTGTGCGCTGCTCTCTTTCCTAATGCTGTCAAAGTTGGTCTTGGAATAGAATCTAAAGGGAGATGCGGAAAGAAGCGAATCCGAGTCGCTTTCCGGACCAA AACTGATGGTCGCGTTTTCCTCCACCCTTCCTCGGTGAACCATGAGGAGAGAAAGTTCGCCAGCCAGTGGCTAACGTATCATGAAAAG GTGAAGTCATCTCAAGTGTTCATACGAGACTGTAGTATGGTTCACCCTGTGGCTTTAATTTGCTTGTGTGGAAAAGATGTGAGGGAAATTCGACATGAAACACGACCAG GCCCATCTCAGACTCAACAGCAGCCCGGCCGAGTGACTTTGGCAGTAGATGGTGATCCCTGGATGGCTTTTCATTGCTCACCAAGGCTTGCTAGAGTATTGCAGGCTATCAGAGATGAGATAAGCAAGTTGGTGGAATGCAACATCTCATCTGCATCTTCTAACGGTTCATTATTTCACCATCACAGCCAGTTGATCGAAATTCTCTGCTTGCTACTGACATTGCCAATTCAAGAATCGCTGCCCAGCAATGGATAG
- the LOC141880797 gene encoding serine/threonine-protein kinase DCLK1-like: MATSNYNSSFRGPTDHETARSSKTVTFYINGDRNFHGHVMVITSRRFRSVDILLLELGNLRYFRDLPLGVRYLFALETGSKIDNLDQLIDGKAYVCSSHSRLKKISYGGRQRQSLWGARQQFELPNIHEMESNETRRRHLGVNRSSEHSQHRGKSDTHAAASVSRVNKKPKIVTVIRNGPHKPRTVVKTLLNKRTAQKLEQVLDEVASAFGNTGGLSPPRKLFTVTGQHIRDVAELFRDENNVFIAVGKEKFSPEEISDILEDLEQNASSKRQTKHKQPKASNEGMSYGKQRKDKELEQSKSLATAGENKLPKLPDIHTKVESQPQQEITIKPHAQIASTTKHTRVSHDKGAKVRANELRNPERKRQAGFKLPQISGNNLVSKAEKENQENTEISKPSDEGNNSVFGTNAAHCQVMGSKNTSDGHRGKGKQRKKDSVSKNQTSSSNKTVTKSSRDDSGIVAEDDVKYGTVTDKNVEDVYHMGKKIGDGNFADVRECVDKITKKEFALKIVDKNKIRGKEQMIKEEIEIMRRCKHPNIVQMYEDYDTPRHIYLVMELIKGGDLFDAISSSVKFTEDVTRSYVKDIAKSLAYLHRRKIVHRDLKPENLLVHKKPNGQTILKLADFGLAMEVKTPIFTVCGTPTYVAPEILEETGYGLKVDMWAAGVITYIMLCGFPPFRSAKRDQDELFDLIMEGDYEFLSPYWDHISEGAKDLISKLLVVNPNERHSAEDVLVHRWIKSASNSELGEDEFLGRKITTRRTFKAAALAVQGAKRFESLAEQFKHQRGEKVIVR, from the exons ATGGCGACAAGCAATTATAATTCCTCCTTTCGCGGTCCTACTGATCACGAAACCGCTCGCTCTTCCAAAACGGTCACGTTTTACATCAATGGTGACCGAAATTTCCATGGCCATGTTATGGTTATCACGTCCAGGAGATTTCGGAGCGTAGATATACTTTTGTTGGAATTAGGTAACCTTCGATACTTCAGAGATTTACCTTTGGGAGTGCGTTACTTGTTCGCCCTGGAGACTGGCAGCAAAATTGACAATCTCGATCAGTTAATTGACGGCAAAGCTTACGTCTGCTCATCCCACTCACGTCTCAAGAAGATTTCATACGGAGGTAGACAGCGACAGTCCCTTTGGGGCGCTAGACAACAGTTTGAACTGCCtaatattcatgaaatggAGAGTAACGAGACAAGACGACGACACCTCGGAGTGAATCGATCGTCGGAACATTCACAGCACCGAGGAAAATCAGATACACATGCCGCTGCGAGTGTTAGTAGGgtaaacaaaaaaccaaaaattgtAACCGTGATCAGAAATGGACCACACAAGCCTCGAACAGTTGTGAAAACTCTTTTAAATAAAAGGACGGCACAAAAACTCGAACAAGTTCTAGACGAAGTTGCGTCGGCGTTTGGGAATACTGGTGGATTGAGCCCTCCAAGGAAACTGTTCACAGTTACGGGACAGCATATCCGAGATGTGGCCGAGCTATTTCGGGACGAAAACAACGTCTTTATTGCCGTTGGAAAGGAAAAATTCAGCCCTGAAGAAATCTCGGATATTTTGGAAGACTTGGAACAAAATGCGAGCTCGAAAAGGCAAACTAAACACAAGCAACCGAAAGCGAGTAACGAAGGAATGTCATAcggcaaacaaagaaaggacaaaGAACTTGAACAAAGTAAATCTCTTGCGACTGCAGGAGAGAACAAACTGCCTAAGTTACCAGATATTCATACCAAAGTCGAGAGTCAACCGCAACAGGAAATCACTATTAAACCACACGCGCAAATAgcatcaacaacaaaacacacaCGAGTGAGTCACGACAAAGGTGCGAAAGTAAGGGCTAACGAGTTACGCAATCCGGAAAGAAAACGCCAGGCTGGGTTCAAATTACCGCAAATTAGCGGTAATAACTTGGTGTCCaaagcagaaaaagaaaatcaagaaaacacTGAAATATCCAAACCCAGTGATGAAGGAAACAACAGTGTTTTTGGAACAAATGCGGCGCACTGCCAAGTCATGGGATCAAAAAATACGAGTGATGGTCACAGagggaaaggaaaacaaaggaagaaagaTTCCGTGAGTAAGAATCAAACTTCTAGCAGCAACAAAACCGTCACTAAATCTTCAAGAGATGATAGTGGAATTGTAGCTGAGGACGATGTGAAATACGGTACTGTCACGGACAAAAACGTCGAAGATGTCTATCACATGGGAAAGAAAATTGGAGATGGTAATTTCGCTGACGTAAGAGAGTGTGTggataaaataacaaagaaagaatttgCGTTAAAAATTGTGGACAAGAACAAGATTCGAGGCAAAGAGCAAATGATAAAGGAGGAGATAGAGATCATGCGGAGATGCAAACACCCAAACATTGTTCAAATGTACGAAGATTATGACACACCACGCCATATTTACCTGGTGATGGAGCTGATCAAGGGGGGTGATCTGTTTGATGCCATCTCGTCCTCAGTCAAATTTACAGAAGATGTGACACGGAGCTATGTGAAGGACATCGCCAAGTCACTAGCGTATTTGCACAGGAGAAAAATAGTTCACAGGGATCTCAAGCCCGAAAATCTTCTG gTCCATAAGAAACCCAACGGTCAAACAATCCTCAAACTGGCAGACTTTGGTTTAGCTATGGAGGTCAAAACTCCAATATTCACTGTTTGTGGAACACCAACTTacgtggcacccgaaatactCGAGGAGACTGGGTATGGGCTCAAGGTGGACATGTGGGCAGCGGGTGTCATCACCTATATCATGCTCTGTGGTTTCCCGCCATTCCGAAGCGCAAAACGGGATCAAGATGAACTATTCGATTTGATAATGGAAGGTGACTATGAATTTCTGTCCCCATACTGGGATCATATTTCTGAAGGAGCTAAAGATCTAATCTCTAAACTACTTGTTGTGAATCCAAACGAGCGGCATTCGGCCGAAGACGTGTTGGTTCACCGTTGGATAAAGAGCGCTTCTAATTCGGAACTCGGCGAGGACGAATTTCTTGGTCGAAAGATCACGACTAGAAGAACGTTCAAAGCTGCCGCTTTGGCAGTGCAAGGAGCTAAGAGATTCGAAAGTCTAGCAGAACAGTTTAAGCATCAACGGGGAGAGAAAGTCATCGTCAGGTGA
- the LOC141880796 gene encoding ATP-dependent RNA helicase DHX30-like isoform X2 — protein MAHSSSRGVNRPHGRNFQLRNIPPFQAGPRVRCHLPLSSDFVFDESGFQNLNPPQNTPKFVRRNMNSSIKKPAHICVGFEASQRFPNAKEKLHNVLQGAMKGHSLTFNCQVVKGQFWKASVKIPWPREMTFYAEGPSRKEAEKNAAAIACVELERIGVANMSLAGVIKKEAVQSIDEPKWIYIDDDQLSMVESFLLKNSVLSQQLHRDQPHPVSQVLIQGVSASGGGIQNQSTSQMSSDISAPLENTDTKYWKDVDVEDFSTWDIHVPHAINVSSSNDSCSLATKSTGCTPVVNDIFTGLPWKEFTEENHIKLSEHLLQGFKQRQEMLGTRMSWHAEPKYKLPVSDYREKIVNLIEENKVVVLSGETGCGKTTQIPQYIFDHAIKNGKGSRCNIVVTQPRRIVAMSIAERVAWERGEVLGKSIGYQVRLEGTPPTQCGRILFCTTGILLRRMQNNSLLQGVSHVIVDEVHERDINADFLLILLKMLVKKSQEIKVVVMSATVNSDKFSQYFDSCPSLTIPGVTHPVTEYFLPDIYRLLDGTPTRIPTPPQSKRFKPSNHFAKAHSDSSYPEADVELVCETILHVCRNYGEGAILCFLAGWDEITLVNDMLSSKIHATQKSQFLILSLHSMLPMFNQRVVFERSPIGVRKIVLATNIAETSITIDDVVYVINAGNAKEKRYDATNKVSCLTTHWTSQASVIQRRGRAGRCKAGFCFNLFTKDQFQKMARYQMAEMQRSSLEEIVLQTKVQCPDNSCKVKDFLSQALDPPSPFAVQSAILELQEIGAMDHQEELTSLGRHMAYLPVEPRIGKMIIYGVIFRCLDPLLTIAAGLSYKDPFVTPLNCRQQADQSRKDFAHSSKSDYVGLLNAFSGWTEAMSQSRGKEFADQRFLHWGTLNMIRGSDCYCHTRDIHNHNNQHKGVIRGS, from the exons ATGGCGCACTCTAGCTCCAGAGGGGTGAACCGGCCACACGGCAGAAACTTTCAACTTAGAAATATTCCTCCATTTCAAGCGGGACCTCGGGTCAGGTGTCATTTGCCCCTTTCgtctgattttgttttcgatgaaagtggctttcaaaatttaaacccTCCTCAAAATACTCCGAAATTTGTACGTCGCAACATGAACTCTTCCATCAAAAAGCCTGCTCATATTTGTGTCGGTTTTGAGGCATCACAGAGATTTCCAAACGCTAAGGAAAAGTTACATAATGTCCTTCAAGGTGCCATGAAAGGGCATTCATTGACTTTTAATTGTCAAGTCGTGAAAGGTCAGTTTTGGAAAGCGTCTGTGAAAATTCCATGGCCCAGGGAAATGACATTTTATGCCGAAGGACCTTCAAGAAAAGAAGCGGAGAAAAATGCAGCAGCAATTGCTTGCGTTGAGTTGGAA AGAATTGGAGTGGCAAATATGAGTTTAGCTGGAGTAATAAAGAAAGAAGCTGTTCAAAGTATAGATGAACCCAAGTGGATTTATATTGATGATGATCAACTGTCCATGGTTGAGTCTTTTCTGCTAAAGAATTCTGTTCTCAGCCAGCAACTCCATAGAGATCAGCCTCATCCTGTGAGTCAAGTATTGATCCAAGGTGTTAGTGCGTCTGGAGGTGGGATACAGAATCAATCGACTTCCCAAATGAGCAGTGATATTTCTGCTCCACTGGAAAACACAGATACCAAATACTGGAAAGATGTGGATGTTGAAGATTTTTCCACCTGGGATATACATGTACCACATGCAATAAATGTTTCAAGCTCTAATGACAGCTGTAGTTTGGCAACTAAAAGTACTGGTTGTACTCCTGTTGTAAATGACATATTTACTGGCTTACCTTGGAAAGAATTCACAGAAGAAAATCATATAAAGCTTAGTGAACATTTGCTGCAAGGATTCAAACAAAGACAGGAAATGCTGGGGACAAGAATGTCATGGCATGCTGAACCAAAATACAAATTGCCTGTTTCTGATTACAG ggaaaagattgttaatttgattgaGGAAAACAAAGTTGTTGTGTTATCCGGAGAAACAGGATGTGGCAAAACCACACAG ATCCCTCAGTACATTTTTGATCATGCAATAAAGAATGGCAAAGGATCACGCTGCAACATAGTTGTCACACAG cCACGACGTATTGTTGCAATGTCAATCGCAGAAAGAGTAGCGTGGGAAAGAGGTGAAGTCCTTGGAAAAAGCATTGGATATCAG gTGAGGCTGGAAGGTACACCCCCAACACAGTGTGGACGGATCTTATTTTGTACGACAGGGATATTATTGAGAAGAATGCAGAATAATAGTCTCTTACAAG GTGTCAGTCATGTTATTGTTGATGAGGTACATGAGCGAGACATCAATGCAGATTTCTTGTTGATCCTCCTAAAGATGTTGGTTAAAAAGAGTCAGGAAATCAAGGTTGTGGTGATGAGTGCGACAGTAAATTCAGACAAATTCTCACAGTATTTTGATAG CTGTCCCAGTTTGACAATTCCTGGTGTCACACACCCAGTGACAGAGTACTTCCTGCCTGACATTTATCGATTGCTGGATGGAACACCAACCAGAATTCCTACGCCACCACAGAGCAAGAGATTCAAGCCTAGCAATCATTTTGCCAAG GCGCATAGTGATTCATCATACCCAGAGGCTGATGTTGAGCTTGTCTGTGAAACTATTCTGCATGTGTGTAGGAACTACGGAGAg GGCGCTATCTTGTGCTTTTTAGCTGGATGGGATGAAATTACTCTTGTTAATGATATGCTGTCATCAAAAATACACGCAACACAG AAATCTCAGTTCCTTATCCTGTCACTCCACTCAATGCTTCCTATGTTTAATCAAAGAGTAGTATTTGAACG GTCCCCTATTGGGGTTCGCAAGATCGTTTTGGCCACCAACATAGCAGAGACGTCAATCACCATTGATGATGTGGTGTACGTCATTAATGCTGGAAATGCAAAGGAGAAAAGATACGATGCAACAAACAAG GTATCCTGTTTAACCACCCACTGGACTTCGCAAGCGAGCGTTATCCAGAGGCGCGGTAGAGCAGGCAGATGCAAGGCAGGCTTTTGTTTCAACCTTTTCACAAAGGATCAGTTTCAAAAAATGG CCCGATACCAGATGGCTGAGATGCAGAGAAGCTCATTGGAAGAGATTGTCCTACAGACAAAG GTCCAGTGTCCAGATAATTCCTGTAAGGTGAAAGACTTTTTATCCCAGGCGCTTGATCCCCCATCACCATTTGCCG TGCAAAGCGCAATATTAGAATTGCAGGAAATTGGAGCGATGGATCACCAG GAAGAGCTGACCTCCCTTGGAAGACACATGGCTTATTTACCTGTTGAGCCTCGTATTGGAAAAATGATTATCTATGGCGTGATCTTTAGGTGTTTGGATCCATTGTTGACCATTGCTGCGGGTCTAAGTTACAAAGATCCATTTGTGACCCCTTTGAACTGTCGACAACAAGCTGATCAG TCTCGTAAAGATTTTGCGCATAGCAGCAAGAGTGATTACGTGGGGCTATTGAACGCTTTCAGTGGATGGACAGAAGCTATGAGCCAGTCGCGTGGAAAGGAGTTTGCCGATCAGCGGTTTCTTCATTGGGGCACGCTTAATATGATACGTG GCAGTGATTGTTATTGTCATACACGCGACATCCATAACCACAACAACCAGCACAAGGGTGTCATAAGAGGCTCCTAA